From Butyricimonas paravirosa, one genomic window encodes:
- a CDS encoding Wzz/FepE/Etk N-terminal domain-containing protein, giving the protein MEQEVKQANQMPQEEEIDLVEVVRKLWKNRKLILKITVVFMVLGVLVALFSPKEYTAGCTMVPQSGDKKVGGNLSGLASMVGINLGGASGGEVLSPTIYPKIVASIPFKKDLMATPLKFEEYDQPITLLDYYTKDEYQKFSLGGTIAKYTIGLPGVIINAIRGEDTTMISAGQGSAIQSLSKDEKKMSEMLNDMISLNVNDKDGYVQLSASLGEPLAVAQLAERAQELLQTYITDFKIEKVKSNLTFVEQQYDAAKKRYEKMQDSLARFRDANKSFSSAVAKTQEEALTNEYNLAYSVYSELAKQMEQAKIAVNETTPILTIVEPVVVPIERSKPKRGLICVLFTFLGGFAGVGMVLALPFVANIFGNDKLKRFIKE; this is encoded by the coding sequence ATGGAACAGGAAGTAAAGCAGGCAAATCAGATGCCACAGGAGGAAGAAATTGATTTGGTAGAGGTGGTCCGGAAGTTGTGGAAAAACCGGAAGCTGATACTGAAAATTACCGTCGTGTTTATGGTACTAGGGGTATTAGTGGCCCTGTTTAGTCCGAAAGAATATACTGCTGGATGTACGATGGTCCCTCAATCCGGGGATAAGAAAGTTGGTGGAAATTTGAGTGGACTGGCATCCATGGTCGGAATTAATTTAGGTGGGGCTTCTGGTGGTGAGGTTTTATCTCCGACAATTTATCCTAAGATTGTGGCAAGTATTCCTTTTAAGAAGGACTTGATGGCGACCCCGTTGAAGTTTGAAGAGTATGATCAACCGATCACGTTATTGGATTATTATACAAAGGATGAGTACCAGAAATTTAGTTTGGGAGGTACAATTGCGAAATACACGATTGGTTTACCGGGAGTGATCATAAATGCAATTCGGGGAGAAGATACAACGATGATTTCTGCGGGGCAGGGAAGTGCGATTCAGTCACTTTCAAAGGATGAGAAGAAGATGTCGGAGATGTTGAATGATATGATTTCTTTGAACGTGAATGATAAAGACGGTTACGTGCAATTGTCTGCGTCTTTAGGAGAACCTTTGGCTGTAGCTCAGTTGGCTGAACGGGCTCAAGAGTTGTTACAGACGTATATTACGGATTTTAAAATCGAGAAGGTGAAGTCAAATTTGACTTTCGTGGAGCAACAATATGATGCTGCAAAAAAACGTTACGAGAAGATGCAGGATAGTTTGGCTCGTTTCAGAGATGCGAACAAGAGTTTTTCTTCTGCCGTGGCAAAGACTCAGGAGGAGGCTTTAACGAATGAATATAATCTTGCTTATAGCGTGTATTCCGAGTTGGCAAAACAGATGGAACAGGCTAAGATTGCCGTGAATGAAACCACACCGATTTTGACGATCGTGGAACCGGTTGTAGTTCCGATTGAACGTTCTAAACCTAAAAGGGGGTTGATTTGCGTGTTGTTTACGTTCTTGGGAGGCTTTGCTGGAGTGGGTATGGTTTTGGCATTACCTTTCGTGGCTAATATTTTTGGAAATGATAAATTGAAACGGTTTATAAAAGAATAA